CAAGCATTTACCCAGTATTAGTTTAGCGTTGAGTTTACCTTAATTAGTGTTAGAACAGTTGCAGGCAAAATTTCACACAATAAAAGGAAAGAAATTTATTGTATCCTAATTATTGTTTCTATTTACTCGTCCAATAATTGACTGAGGCTGCTCAATCTCTTTTGGACTGTTTCTATATTATTCTCTCCATTTTGTTTGGCTACTTCTGCATTAGTACCTAGTTTTAACGCACACATTGCCAAAACATCTTGTTTATCTTGAACATTAAAATTAGTTTCAAACTCCTTAATCATCGTCTCTATTTGTTTTCCTACCTTACGGAGTGTTTCTTCTTCGTCGGCAGGTACATTAAGTGGGTATCTTCTACCAGCTATATTGATATTGATTCTACGCACTTCCATTACAAGCCTTTATTTTGAAGTTGTGCAATACAGGCATCTATTTCCTTAATAAGCCTATTGATATGGTTTTTCATCAATCTATTATGGTTGGGATTACCCGATATTGCAGAAACTAACTTTATTTCTTTATATTTTTCCAACAATTCCTGATGAGCTTTTTTTTCTGCATCTAATTTCTTCTTCGTTTCATTATGACTATCCAAAAGAGCCGAATAATCATCTTTAAGCTTTTGATAATCACTTCTTAAGTGGATTACCTTTTGTTCAACTTCTGAAAAATGATTTTCTATCTCTTTTAGCATATCCTCAGGATGTGTTCTAACCTTGACACAAAAGTATAAAAAAAACTTCGCCTACTAAAAGGATTTTTCAACTTTTTTAAACACTGCTTAGTTATAGTATTTATGTACTCGAGTATTTAAAGCGTTTAATATTTTGATTGTTTGAGGTTTATAGTGAGCTGTAAAAAATACTTTTGTTTAAAATTTTTCTTTTAAAATAGGTTTGCTTAAATTTGTGGGTTATTGTTTTTTACATTAAAAAAAGAGGCTTATTTATGAGTGAAGCATTACAACAGGTTAATTATTCCGAAGATAACATTAGAACTCTCGATTGGCAAGAGCATATTAGACTTCGTCCAGGTATGTATATTGGGAAGTTGGGAGATGGTTCATCGGCTGATGATGGTATCTATATTTTATTAAAGGAAATTCTGGATAACTCCATAGATGAGTTCAGAATGAAAGCTGGTAAAAGGATAGAAATCAAGCTAGATGACAGAAAAGTCCAAATCCGAGATTATGGAAGGGGAATCCCTTTGGGGAAAGTGGTAGACGCTGTTTCTAAAATGAATACTGGAGGGAAATATGACAGTAAGGCATTTAAGAAATCGGTGGGACTTAACGGAGTAGGTACAAAAGCAGTTAATGCTTTATCCGAATATTTCAGGGTAAAATCGGTGCGAGATAATAAAACTAAAGTGGCTGAATTTTGCAGAGGTAATATCACAGAGAATTTTCCAGAAGAAGACTCTAGCGATAGAAACGGAACTGAAATTACCTTTATTCCAGATGCTGAAATATTTTTGAATTATAAATTCAGAAAAGAGTATATAGAGCGTATGCTCAGAAACTACGCTTATCTAAACCCAGGTCTTAAAATCATTTTTAATGGAGAAACTTATTTTTCCGAAAATGGACTGAAAGATTTATTGGAGGAAGAAATGGAAAGCCAAACGCTTTATCCAATTGTACATCTTAAAGGTGATGATATAGAAGTGGCCATTACTCACTCGGATAAGTCTCAAACGGAAACTTACTTTTCGTTTGTTAATGGGCAAAATACTACACAAGGAGGAACGCACCTTAATGCCTTTAGAGAAGCTTATGTAAAAACAATACGAGAATTTTTCAATAAAAACTTTGATGCTTCGGACATTAGAAAGTCCATTATTGCCGCGATTTCTATAAATGTAGAAGAGCCTGTCTTTGAATCTCAAACCAAAACCAAGTTAGGCTCTAATGATATTGGTCCACAAGGTCCTACCGTAAGAACTTTTGTGATAGATTTTCTTAAGACCAAATTAGATAATTTCCTACATAAAAACCCAGAAGTTGCAGAGGCAATTTATAAGAAAATACTAGTTTCTGAAAGAGAAAGAAAAGAACTTTCTGGAATACAAAAACTCGCTAGAGAAAGAGCTAAAAAGGTATCTCTACACAATAAAAAACTAAGAGATTGTAGGCAACACTACAATGAGCAAAAAGCCGATAGAAAATCAGAAACTCAGATTTTTATAACGGAGGGAGATTCTGCATCAGGGTCTATCACTAAGTCTAGAGATGTAGAAACTCAAGCCGTGTTTTCTCTCAAAGGGAAACCACTTAACTGCTACGGACTTACCAAGAAAGTAGTGTATGAAAATGAGGAATTCAACCTCTTACAAGCCGCACTTAATATAGAGGAAAGTTTAGAAGATTTAAGATACAATCAAGTCATTATTGCTACCGATGCCGATGTGGACGGTATGCACATTAGATTATTGATGATAACTTTCTTTCTTCAGTTTTTCCCTGATTTAATTAAAAATGGACATTTGTATATCTTACAAACACCATTGTTTAGGGTAAGGAATAAGAAAGAAACTCGCTATTGCTACACAGAAGAAGAGCGTATAAAAGCACTAAATGAACTTGGTAAAAACCCTGAAATCACTAGATTTAAAGGTCTTGGAGAAATCTCTCCAGAGGAATTTAAACACTTTATAGGGAAAGACATTAGACTTGAACCTGTGGTGATAGGGAAAGACCAAACTATAGACCAAATTCTAGAATTTTACATGGGTAAAAACACACCTGATAGACAGCAGTTTATTCTAGAAAATTTAGTTGTAGAAGAAGTTATAGAAGGAGAATAAATTTGTGTATTAAAAAACTATGAGATTAAGTAATAAGGTAAGAACTCCCTATTATCAGTTTATATTTACTTTGGCAAATATAACGCTATTGGTAGGTTTAATTTTCTTTATACTACAAAATAAAGTAGCAAAACTATTTACTATACCTATTGATATTGGTATTATAGCTTTTGCCATTCTTCTATATCTCATTTTTTATATCAGGGGAAGACAAATTTTTGAGTACGATAGTGATGGCGAAGCCCTTAATTTTCAAAATAGAAATATCATTGATTCTCTAGGCAAAAACGCAAAAGATGAATTTCCAAAATATAAATTAGATTCTTACGAAATAGTTGATGTTTTCCTGTTTAGAAGATTATATATAAGACTAAAAAATAAGAAAGGAAGTTTGACTGTGCTTAAATACGATATTTCTTACCTTAATAGTAAAGAGATAAAAGATTTAAAACTATCGCTTAACAGAACCATAAAATCAAATCAAGAAAACTCTAACAATAGAGATATAAATTAGTAATGGAAGAACAATATCAGAAAGGAGAAACACTGAAAAAAGTTTCAAGATTATATAAAGATTGGTTTTTAGATTACGCATCTTATGTGATATTAGACCGTGCCATTCCTTCTATTTTTGATGGTTTCAAACCTGTACAAAGGAGGATTATGCACTCTATGAAAGAGTTAGAAGACGGTCGTTACAACAAGGTGGCGAACATCGTAGGGAATACAATGAAATATCACCCTCACGGTGATGCTTCCATTACAGATGCAATGGTTCAGATTGGTCAAAAAGAACTCCTTATAGACACACAAGGTAACTGGGGAAATGTCTATACTGGCGACTCCGCTGCTGCTGCTAGATATATAGAGGCGAGGCTAACTCCTTTTGCATTAGAAGTTGTATTCAACCCAAAAACGACTCACTGGGTAAAATCTTATGACGGCAGAAATAATGAACCTATAGATTTACCTGTTAAGTTTCCGTTACTTCTCGCTCAAGGTGTGGAAGGTATTGGTGTAGGGCTTTCTACTAAAGTGATGCCTCACAACTTTAATGAACTGATAGAAGCCTCTATTGCATATCTTAAAGGAAAGAAATTCCAGCTTTATCCAGACTTTATGACGGGTGGTATGCTAGATGTTAGCAACTATAACGATGGCGAAAGAGGTGGAAGATTAAGGGCGAGAGCTAGGATTATCCAAAAAGATAAGCATACTTTATGCATTACTGAACTTCCGTTTT
This Riemerella anatipestifer DNA region includes the following protein-coding sequences:
- a CDS encoding cell division protein ZapA translates to MEVRRININIAGRRYPLNVPADEEETLRKVGKQIETMIKEFETNFNVQDKQDVLAMCALKLGTNAEVAKQNGENNIETVQKRLSSLSQLLDE
- a CDS encoding DNA topoisomerase IV subunit B; this translates as MSEALQQVNYSEDNIRTLDWQEHIRLRPGMYIGKLGDGSSADDGIYILLKEILDNSIDEFRMKAGKRIEIKLDDRKVQIRDYGRGIPLGKVVDAVSKMNTGGKYDSKAFKKSVGLNGVGTKAVNALSEYFRVKSVRDNKTKVAEFCRGNITENFPEEDSSDRNGTEITFIPDAEIFLNYKFRKEYIERMLRNYAYLNPGLKIIFNGETYFSENGLKDLLEEEMESQTLYPIVHLKGDDIEVAITHSDKSQTETYFSFVNGQNTTQGGTHLNAFREAYVKTIREFFNKNFDASDIRKSIIAAISINVEEPVFESQTKTKLGSNDIGPQGPTVRTFVIDFLKTKLDNFLHKNPEVAEAIYKKILVSERERKELSGIQKLARERAKKVSLHNKKLRDCRQHYNEQKADRKSETQIFITEGDSASGSITKSRDVETQAVFSLKGKPLNCYGLTKKVVYENEEFNLLQAALNIEESLEDLRYNQVIIATDADVDGMHIRLLMITFFLQFFPDLIKNGHLYILQTPLFRVRNKKETRYCYTEEERIKALNELGKNPEITRFKGLGEISPEEFKHFIGKDIRLEPVVIGKDQTIDQILEFYMGKNTPDRQQFILENLVVEEVIEGE